Proteins encoded in a region of the Thermodesulfobacteriota bacterium genome:
- a CDS encoding manganese-dependent inorganic pyrophosphatase, whose product MADVYVIGHKSPDTDTVCSAIAYAKIKGYTPATLGSINEETAFVLKTFGVPVPGELGSAEGKKLVLVDHNEASQSPDDVAKAEIIEIIDHHKMNFSNPNPIAILVEPVGSTATILAKKYKDVVAKDKALAGILLGALLSDTVVFKSPTTTQEDKDVAAVLAKIAGIDDMTKFGIDVKKAKANIADKSIKDVIFADYKNFDFAGKKVGIGQTEVVDLTDVYNRASEVTKFLNDLKAKEGYEMVIFVATDIIKEGSELYFAGDKAKIEKAFNTKVEGASVYIPGLMSRKKQVVPVVEKVF is encoded by the coding sequence ATGGCAGATGTATACGTAATAGGTCATAAGAGTCCGGATACGGATACGGTATGTTCGGCAATCGCTTACGCCAAGATAAAGGGCTATACCCCGGCCACCCTGGGGTCGATCAACGAGGAGACCGCATTTGTGCTCAAGACGTTCGGTGTGCCTGTGCCGGGGGAACTGGGCAGCGCCGAGGGCAAGAAGCTTGTGCTGGTGGACCATAACGAGGCCAGCCAGTCTCCGGATGACGTCGCTAAAGCGGAAATCATTGAGATTATCGATCATCACAAGATGAATTTTTCCAATCCCAACCCTATTGCCATTCTGGTAGAGCCGGTAGGCAGCACGGCCACCATTCTGGCCAAGAAATACAAGGATGTCGTGGCCAAGGATAAGGCTTTGGCCGGTATCCTGCTGGGTGCGCTCCTTTCCGATACCGTAGTCTTTAAGTCGCCCACCACCACCCAGGAAGACAAGGACGTGGCTGCCGTACTGGCTAAGATAGCCGGTATCGACGACATGACGAAGTTTGGCATTGATGTGAAGAAGGCCAAGGCCAATATAGCGGATAAGTCGATTAAAGACGTTATCTTTGCCGACTATAAGAATTTTGATTTTGCCGGCAAAAAAGTCGGCATCGGCCAGACCGAGGTCGTGGATCTGACCGATGTTTACAACCGCGCCTCCGAGGTCACGAAATTCCTGAACGATCTGAAGGCCAAAGAGGGCTATGAGATGGTCATCTTTGTCGCCACGGATATCATAAAGGAAGGCTCCGAGCTGTACTTTGCAGGCGACAAGGCCAAGATTGAAAAGGCCTTTAATACCAAGGTAGAGGGCGCTTCAGTATATATCCCCGGCCTTATGTCCCGTAAGAAACAGGTCGTGCCGGTAGTAGAAAAGGTATTCTAA
- a CDS encoding MFS transporter, whose product MGIGDVCKDEHNATSKGCVLLVATLASFLTPFIGSSVNIALPSIGKEFHMDAVLLSWISTSFLLSAAMFLVPFGRVADIYGRKRVFLSGISIYTLSCLFSALSPSAGVLIASRVMQGIGSSMIFGTGVAILTSVFPAGERGRALGINVAAVYLGLSLGPFIGGAITEHFGWRAIFLANIPLGLLVILLVIGKIKGEWAEARGEKLDIIGSIIYGLSLMAVMYGFSQSSASGAALIGMGLFGAITFLKWETKAGSPLLEINLFRANRVFALSNLAALINYSATFGVAFLLSLYLQYIRGLSPQNAGLIMVAQPIVMTVFSPVAGRLSDRMEPRVVASTGMALIAIGLSFFIFLNEKTAMALIVADLGLLGLGFALFSSPNTNAIMSSVSRKFYGVASGIVATMRMTGQMLSMGVVMLLFAAHIGRVPITPPCYPLFLKSVKSAFIIFSALCFAGIFASLARGKLR is encoded by the coding sequence GTGGGAATCGGGGATGTCTGCAAGGATGAACATAACGCCACAAGTAAGGGTTGTGTCTTACTTGTGGCCACCCTGGCCTCGTTTCTTACACCCTTTATAGGCTCTTCGGTCAATATCGCCCTTCCCTCCATCGGCAAAGAATTTCACATGGATGCCGTCCTGTTGAGTTGGATTTCCACCTCTTTTCTTCTATCTGCCGCAATGTTTCTGGTCCCTTTTGGAAGAGTGGCCGACATCTACGGGAGAAAAAGGGTCTTTTTGTCCGGCATCTCGATCTATACCCTTTCCTGTCTTTTCTCCGCACTTTCGCCCTCTGCCGGGGTACTCATTGCCTCCCGGGTCATGCAAGGGATCGGGAGTTCCATGATATTTGGCACGGGAGTGGCCATACTTACCTCGGTGTTTCCGGCGGGGGAAAGGGGAAGGGCGCTGGGCATAAACGTTGCCGCTGTTTATTTAGGCCTCTCTCTCGGGCCTTTTATTGGCGGGGCCATAACCGAGCACTTTGGCTGGAGGGCCATCTTCCTGGCTAATATACCCCTGGGCCTGCTTGTAATTCTTCTTGTTATCGGGAAAATAAAGGGAGAATGGGCCGAGGCCAGAGGAGAAAAATTAGATATTATAGGCTCTATAATCTATGGTCTTTCACTTATGGCCGTAATGTATGGGTTTTCCCAGTCTTCCGCCTCCGGTGCGGCGCTTATCGGGATGGGTCTCTTTGGGGCCATTACATTTCTTAAGTGGGAGACGAAGGCAGGGAGTCCTCTTCTTGAGATAAATCTTTTCCGGGCTAACCGGGTCTTCGCCTTATCTAACCTGGCAGCCCTCATTAACTATAGCGCAACCTTTGGTGTAGCCTTCCTTTTGAGCCTTTACCTCCAGTATATCAGGGGGCTGAGTCCTCAAAATGCCGGGCTTATTATGGTAGCCCAGCCCATTGTGATGACTGTTTTTTCACCGGTTGCCGGACGCCTTTCCGACCGCATGGAGCCGCGCGTGGTGGCCTCAACAGGAATGGCGTTGATCGCCATCGGGCTTTCCTTTTTTATTTTTTTAAACGAAAAAACGGCCATGGCATTAATTGTAGCCGATTTGGGCCTCCTGGGCCTGGGTTTTGCCCTTTTCTCATCTCCCAACACCAATGCCATTATGAGTTCCGTTTCAAGGAAGTTTTATGGCGTGGCGTCAGGGATTGTCGCTACCATGCGCATGACCGGACAGATGCTCAGCATGGGTGTCGTCATGCTGCTTTTCGCCGCCCACATCGGAAGGGTCCCGATTACACCTCCGTGCTATCCGCTTTTTCTGAAAAGTGTGAAGTCCGCCTTTATCATCTTTTCCGCCCTCTGCTTCGCCGGCATATTTGCCTCCCTGGCCAGAGGGAAGCTGCGCTGA
- a CDS encoding bifunctional precorrin-2 dehydrogenase/sirohydrochlorin ferrochelatase codes for MGGEHLRYYPINLDIKDKQCLVIGGGKVAERKVETLLSCGARVRVISPELTPYLQGLAGEKRITHTARGYQTGDLNGVFLVVACTDDPGINTAVSSAAQEKNILCNIVDKPNLCNFIVPSMVARGDLLIAISTAGKSPALAKKLRRELEDAYGREYADFLRLMGAVRPRVLAMGRPQSENEAIFNRLVYSDLLDWIRDGDRVRIDRFLQEVLGPEFGLSNLKVELKAER; via the coding sequence ATGGGCGGTGAACATTTGCGGTATTATCCCATAAACCTGGATATTAAGGACAAACAATGCCTGGTAATCGGCGGCGGTAAGGTTGCGGAAAGGAAGGTCGAGACCCTGCTTTCCTGCGGCGCCAGGGTCAGGGTCATAAGTCCGGAACTTACTCCTTATCTCCAGGGATTGGCCGGAGAAAAGAGAATAACACATACGGCACGGGGCTATCAGACTGGAGACTTGAACGGGGTGTTTTTAGTGGTGGCCTGCACAGACGACCCGGGCATTAATACAGCAGTCAGCAGCGCGGCACAGGAGAAAAATATCCTCTGTAATATTGTGGACAAGCCGAACCTGTGTAATTTCATAGTTCCTTCTATGGTGGCAAGAGGCGATCTCTTGATTGCCATCTCCACCGCGGGCAAAAGCCCGGCCCTGGCGAAAAAACTGCGCCGGGAGTTGGAAGATGCCTATGGCCGGGAATATGCCGATTTTCTCAGGCTTATGGGGGCCGTCAGGCCTAGGGTGCTGGCTATGGGCCGGCCGCAGTCTGAAAACGAGGCCATTTTCAACCGGCTGGTCTATTCAGATCTCCTGGACTGGATTCGGGACGGCGACCGGGTACGCATTGACCGCTTTTTACAAGAAGTCCTGGGACCGGAATTTGGGCTTTCAAATCTTAAGGTAGAGCTGAAAGCTGAACGCTGA
- the lepB gene encoding signal peptidase I: MQKVKSDTKKDWKATTREYVEAIVIAFVLAMLIRTFVVQAFKIPSGSMKPNLLIGDHILVNKFIYGIKNPFTGSTLIPLEKPERSDVVVFIYPVDRDKDFIKRVVGTEGDCVQIINKKVHINGQPMPDNYTMHTDGDVLSSAIGGPRDNFGPYIVPKNSIFVMGDNRDQSYDSRFWGPVNLKDVKGKAFIVYWSWDSENFGVRWKRFGKTIH, from the coding sequence TTGCAGAAGGTAAAAAGCGACACTAAAAAAGATTGGAAGGCCACGACCAGGGAATACGTTGAGGCTATTGTTATTGCCTTTGTCCTGGCCATGTTAATCCGGACGTTTGTAGTACAGGCATTCAAAATACCTTCCGGCTCCATGAAACCCAATCTCCTCATAGGAGACCATATATTGGTAAACAAGTTTATCTATGGGATAAAGAACCCGTTCACCGGCAGCACTCTTATCCCGCTGGAGAAGCCGGAGCGGAGCGATGTGGTGGTTTTTATCTACCCGGTTGATCGCGACAAGGACTTTATAAAGCGGGTCGTTGGGACGGAGGGCGATTGCGTCCAGATTATAAACAAAAAGGTTCATATAAATGGACAGCCCATGCCGGATAACTATACCATGCACACCGACGGCGATGTGTTATCCTCCGCCATAGGCGGACCACGCGATAACTTTGGCCCTTATATCGTCCCCAAAAACTCTATCTTCGTTATGGGAGATAATCGGGATCAGAGCTATGACAGCAGGTTTTGGGGGCCTGTTAACCTGAAGGATGTCAAGGGAAAGGCGTTTATCGTTTACTGGTCGTGGGATAGTGAAAACTTCGGTGTCCGCTGGAAGCGCTTTGGAAAAACCATACATTAA
- a CDS encoding ROK family protein, with the protein MGDIIMPYAVGVDIGGTHFRLAVVDETGQYGIIKKFASESHLGPHTLIDRIVSAVSGVIEEAPEPVAGIGVGIAGAVDHIKGVVRFSPNLPGWDYIPLAEIMEDRLGRSVLVDNDADLIAFGEKWRGTGRGYENFLCITLGTGVGGGLILRNEIWHGCGTAGEIGHVTIDRHGARCNCGNYGCLETVASATGLIRMAREGLGKGKKGLLAQRMASDPDALSARLIADLAGQGDPWALELFAELGKTLGVAIASVMNLLCLDVIIIGGGVSDAWDLFIGPLRTEYARRVMPGTRPEAPVLPWTLKDAAGIIGAAAAVFNKESKLMNS; encoded by the coding sequence ATGGGAGACATTATTATGCCCTATGCCGTAGGCGTGGATATTGGCGGGACCCATTTTCGTCTGGCTGTAGTTGATGAAACCGGACAATATGGTATTATTAAAAAATTTGCGTCTGAAAGTCACCTGGGGCCGCATACACTTATTGACCGGATAGTATCAGCCGTCTCCGGGGTAATCGAGGAGGCGCCGGAACCGGTTGCCGGTATCGGAGTAGGTATAGCCGGCGCTGTAGATCATATAAAAGGTGTAGTCCGTTTCTCACCTAATTTGCCGGGTTGGGACTATATCCCGTTGGCCGAAATAATGGAGGACCGGCTGGGGCGGTCTGTTCTGGTGGATAACGATGCCGATCTTATCGCCTTTGGAGAAAAGTGGCGGGGCACCGGCCGTGGATACGAAAATTTTTTGTGTATAACACTGGGCACCGGCGTAGGAGGAGGACTAATACTCCGCAATGAGATATGGCACGGGTGCGGCACGGCCGGAGAGATAGGGCATGTGACTATCGACCGGCATGGAGCCCGGTGTAACTGCGGTAATTATGGCTGCCTGGAGACTGTGGCCTCGGCTACCGGCCTCATCCGCATGGCACGCGAGGGTCTTGGAAAAGGGAAAAAGGGCTTGTTAGCGCAAAGGATGGCTTCTGATCCGGACGCGCTTTCCGCCCGTCTCATCGCAGATCTAGCCGGGCAGGGAGATCCGTGGGCCTTGGAGCTTTTTGCCGAGTTGGGTAAGACCCTTGGTGTGGCCATAGCCAGCGTAATGAATCTGCTCTGCCTCGATGTTATTATTATTGGCGGAGGCGTTTCCGATGCCTGGGATCTTTTTATAGGGCCTTTGCGCACGGAGTATGCCCGGCGGGTTATGCCTGGAACAAGGCCGGAGGCGCCTGTTCTCCCCTGGACATTGAAGGACGCAGCCGGGATTATCGGTGCGGCCGCCGCTGTTTTTAATAAAGAGTCAAAATTGATGAACTCGTAA
- the ccsB gene encoding c-type cytochrome biogenesis protein CcsB, giving the protein MNVILFKLTLLLYLAATAGYLVYIISQQRPAARVAMGVAIAGFFLHTATIVVRYYEAGYAPVTNLHESLSFFAWALVGSYLYIHQRYKVKNLGAFAAPIAALSMIASSTLPKKIIALPPVLKSYWLPVHATVYFFAYGILAVAACAGIMYLIQERQIKKKKLGAFYQRLPSLEVLDAINYRCLTIGFPLLTVGILTGSLWAEQAWGAHWQWDPKETWSLVTWLFYAALLHERLTVGWRGRRAAIMAIIGLGALLFTFLGVSLLLKGLHTYAGWGV; this is encoded by the coding sequence ATGAACGTCATCCTTTTTAAACTGACCTTATTGTTATACCTGGCGGCTACGGCGGGTTACCTGGTCTATATAATCTCTCAACAAAGGCCGGCCGCCCGGGTAGCCATGGGCGTGGCCATCGCCGGCTTCTTTCTCCATACCGCCACCATCGTAGTCCGCTATTATGAGGCGGGTTACGCCCCGGTAACGAACCTGCACGAGTCTCTCTCGTTTTTTGCCTGGGCGCTGGTAGGCAGTTACCTCTACATTCACCAGCGGTACAAGGTGAAGAATCTGGGCGCCTTTGCTGCGCCGATAGCCGCCCTTTCCATGATCGCCTCTTCCACCCTTCCCAAGAAAATAATAGCCTTACCCCCGGTGCTCAAAAGCTATTGGCTGCCTGTTCATGCTACAGTTTATTTTTTTGCCTACGGAATTCTGGCCGTGGCTGCCTGTGCCGGTATCATGTATTTGATTCAGGAACGCCAGATCAAGAAAAAGAAGCTCGGGGCCTTTTATCAGCGCCTGCCCTCTTTGGAGGTTCTGGATGCCATAAATTACCGCTGCCTGACCATCGGTTTTCCGCTTCTGACCGTAGGCATACTAACCGGCTCGCTCTGGGCCGAGCAGGCCTGGGGTGCGCATTGGCAGTGGGATCCCAAGGAAACCTGGTCTCTAGTCACCTGGCTTTTTTATGCGGCTCTTCTCCATGAACGCCTGACCGTAGGCTGGCGGGGGAGACGGGCGGCCATCATGGCCATCATCGGCCTGGGGGCATTGCTTTTTACATTCCTCGGGGTTTCGCTGCTGCTCAAAGGATTACATACTTATGCCGGATGGGGCGTCTAA
- the hemA gene encoding glutamyl-tRNA reductase, producing MPDGASNLSIVLIGLNHETAPVEIRERLTFGGDRELPFTLIRRMPFIREFIFLSTCNRVEVLMTTPDPANAEMEIKKVFTESNGISLGDFERCLYIYHEEEAAKHLFRVAASLDSMVLGEPQILGQIKDAYRQATDLKTSGVILNRLLHKTFSVAKRVRTETGICSHAVSISFAAVELARKIFADLKGKRAMLIGAGEMAELAAEHLISNGVAEIVVANRTLERAIDLAQKFKGRAISLDEVYDQLSNVDIIISSTGAPGLVINYDNVKGVMRARKNRPLFLIDIAVPRDIDPRTNEIDNVYLYDIDDLKGIVELNKAERQKEALRAERIVEEEVIKFKYWLQALDITPIIVSLREKAEQIRLKECQKTLSNMGSLTPEQEKAVHVLTASIINKMLHDPITYLKGKSGREHKDIYLDFARRIFNLNGEPADTDE from the coding sequence ATGCCGGATGGGGCGTCTAATCTGAGTATAGTTCTGATCGGTCTCAATCATGAGACAGCGCCGGTTGAGATCAGGGAACGCCTGACTTTCGGCGGCGACCGGGAACTGCCTTTTACCCTGATACGCAGGATGCCATTCATCAGGGAATTCATATTTCTTTCCACATGCAACCGTGTAGAAGTCCTGATGACCACCCCTGATCCGGCGAATGCGGAAATGGAGATAAAAAAGGTCTTTACCGAGTCAAACGGCATCTCTCTCGGCGACTTTGAACGCTGCCTGTACATTTATCATGAAGAAGAGGCCGCCAAGCATTTGTTCCGGGTGGCGGCCAGCCTGGATTCCATGGTTTTAGGCGAACCACAGATACTCGGCCAGATCAAAGACGCCTACCGCCAGGCCACAGACCTGAAGACCTCCGGTGTCATACTCAACCGCCTCCTGCACAAGACCTTTTCTGTGGCCAAGCGTGTGCGCACCGAGACCGGCATTTGCAGCCATGCAGTTTCGATAAGTTTTGCGGCGGTCGAACTGGCCCGGAAGATATTTGCGGATTTGAAAGGGAAGCGGGCCATGTTGATCGGAGCCGGCGAGATGGCCGAACTGGCCGCTGAGCACCTTATTTCCAACGGCGTGGCAGAAATCGTAGTGGCCAACCGGACTTTGGAACGGGCTATAGATCTGGCGCAAAAGTTTAAGGGCCGGGCTATTTCCCTGGATGAGGTATATGACCAACTGTCAAATGTGGACATCATAATAAGCTCCACCGGTGCGCCGGGGCTGGTAATTAATTATGATAATGTAAAGGGCGTCATGCGGGCCCGTAAGAACCGGCCGTTGTTCCTTATTGATATTGCCGTTCCCAGGGATATTGACCCGCGCACCAATGAGATAGATAATGTTTATCTCTATGATATAGACGACTTGAAGGGGATCGTAGAGCTGAATAAGGCCGAAAGGCAAAAGGAAGCCCTGCGGGCTGAAAGGATTGTCGAAGAAGAGGTCATTAAATTTAAGTATTGGCTCCAGGCGCTGGATATTACACCCATAATAGTATCCTTACGTGAAAAGGCAGAGCAGATCAGGCTCAAAGAGTGCCAGAAGACCCTTTCCAATATGGGTTCCCTGACCCCGGAACAGGAAAAGGCCGTTCATGTCCTGACCGCCTCTATCATCAACAAGATGCTCCACGATCCTATCACTTATCTCAAAGGGAAAAGCGGCCGTGAGCATAAGGATATCTATCTTGATTTTGCCCGCCGGATATTTAACCTTAATGGTGAACCGGCAGATACGGATGAGTAA
- the lepA gene encoding translation elongation factor 4, which translates to MTFTIDNIRNFCIIAHIDHGKSTLADRLLEYTGAVSAREMVSQFLDKMDLERERGITIKAQTVRLNYQAKDGKTYMLNLIDTPGHVDFTYEVSRSLSACEGALLVVDASQGVEAQTLANVYLALDNNLEIIPVLNKIDLPSAEPERVKEEIENIIGLDCKDAILASAKEGIGTVEILEAIVKRIPPPEGDPAAPLKALIFDSWFDSYQGAVVLVRVYEGTVKKGDIIKIMATDKVYEVAKVGIFMPYAGEIPELKAGEVGFIMAGIKGVRDTKIGDTITGTQRPTSSALPGFKVVKPMVFCGLFPTDPGQYDTLREAMEKLWLNDSSFSYEPETSLALGFGFRCGFLGLLHMEIVQERLEREYGLSLISTAPSVVYRVTDKKGQVKMVDNPSKLPPAQDIETIEEPFIRADIYTPAEYVGGVITLCEGKRGIQKDLKFITETRVLLSYEIPFSEMVLDFYDRLKSVTSGYASLDYAFLDFRPSPLVKLDILINKLPVDALSTITHNDRAYHRGRQLAEKLKEVIPRQMFEVIIQAAIGSQVIARERVVPLRKNVTAKCYGGDITRKRKLLEKQKEGKKRMKQVGQVEIPQEAFLSVLKV; encoded by the coding sequence ATGACATTTACTATAGATAACATACGCAACTTCTGCATTATCGCCCACATCGACCATGGCAAATCCACCTTGGCGGACAGGCTGCTGGAATATACAGGCGCAGTCTCCGCCCGGGAAATGGTTTCTCAGTTCCTGGACAAGATGGATCTGGAAAGGGAAAGGGGCATAACCATCAAGGCCCAGACAGTGCGTCTGAATTATCAGGCCAAAGACGGGAAGACCTACATGCTGAACCTGATAGATACACCGGGCCACGTGGACTTTACTTATGAGGTATCCCGTAGCCTCTCAGCCTGTGAGGGGGCCTTATTGGTCGTTGATGCCAGTCAGGGAGTGGAGGCCCAGACCCTGGCCAATGTCTATCTTGCGCTGGATAACAACTTGGAAATTATACCGGTCTTAAACAAGATTGACCTGCCCAGCGCCGAACCGGAAAGAGTTAAAGAGGAAATAGAAAATATAATCGGCCTCGACTGTAAGGACGCCATTCTGGCCAGCGCCAAAGAGGGCATAGGCACCGTCGAGATACTGGAGGCCATTGTAAAACGCATCCCGCCGCCTGAGGGCGATCCTGCGGCCCCTCTTAAGGCCCTCATCTTTGATTCCTGGTTTGATTCCTACCAAGGCGCAGTCGTTCTCGTACGGGTGTACGAGGGTACAGTTAAAAAAGGCGATATAATAAAGATCATGGCCACCGATAAGGTCTATGAGGTGGCCAAGGTCGGTATTTTTATGCCCTACGCCGGAGAGATTCCGGAACTCAAGGCCGGCGAAGTAGGATTCATCATGGCCGGCATCAAGGGGGTGCGTGATACCAAAATCGGTGACACCATCACCGGGACCCAGCGGCCGACATCCAGCGCCCTGCCGGGATTCAAGGTAGTAAAACCCATGGTCTTTTGCGGACTCTTTCCAACAGATCCCGGCCAATATGACACGCTCCGGGAGGCCATGGAGAAGCTCTGGTTAAACGACTCCTCTTTTAGTTACGAGCCGGAGACCTCATTGGCGCTGGGGTTTGGTTTTCGATGCGGCTTTCTCGGACTTTTACACATGGAGATTGTACAGGAAAGGCTGGAACGCGAATACGGCCTTTCTCTGATCAGCACCGCCCCTTCCGTGGTTTATCGCGTCACAGATAAAAAGGGGCAGGTAAAGATGGTGGACAATCCCAGCAAGTTACCGCCGGCACAGGATATCGAGACCATTGAGGAGCCTTTTATACGGGCGGATATCTATACCCCGGCTGAATACGTAGGAGGGGTGATCACGCTTTGTGAAGGCAAAAGAGGGATTCAAAAGGATCTCAAGTTTATCACTGAAACCCGGGTACTACTTTCTTATGAAATCCCCTTTAGCGAGATGGTGCTTGACTTTTACGATCGGCTGAAGTCCGTAACCAGCGGCTATGCCTCTCTCGATTACGCATTTCTGGATTTCAGGCCGTCACCGCTGGTCAAGCTGGATATCCTTATTAATAAGCTTCCGGTGGATGCCCTTTCTACTATTACCCATAATGACCGGGCCTACCACCGTGGCAGGCAGTTAGCCGAGAAGCTGAAAGAGGTTATTCCGCGCCAGATGTTTGAGGTCATCATCCAGGCCGCTATAGGCAGCCAAGTCATTGCCCGCGAACGCGTCGTGCCTCTGCGCAAAAATGTTACGGCCAAGTGCTACGGCGGCGACATAACCCGAAAGAGAAAGTTGCTCGAAAAACAAAAAGAAGGTAAAAAGAGGATGAAACAGGTCGGCCAGGTGGAAATTCCGCAGGAGGCGTTTCTGTCTGTGTTGAAGGTGTAG
- a CDS encoding single-stranded DNA-binding protein — protein MAGINKVILVGNLGADPEVRYTPGGLAVTNFRLATTENRTNKEGQREQRTEWHRIVAYGRLAEICGEYLAKGKQVYIEGRLQTRSWDDKDGNKRWATEIIAGNMQMLGPAGRQPGSGEGTTATPSADLTTDTGPELGPGPDDDIPF, from the coding sequence ATGGCAGGTATCAACAAAGTTATCCTGGTAGGTAATCTTGGGGCCGATCCCGAGGTGCGTTATACGCCGGGGGGTTTGGCAGTGACTAACTTCCGCCTGGCCACCACAGAAAATCGCACCAATAAGGAAGGACAGCGGGAACAACGCACTGAATGGCACAGAATTGTAGCTTATGGGAGGCTGGCGGAGATATGTGGGGAATACCTGGCTAAAGGGAAACAGGTCTATATCGAAGGCCGCCTGCAGACACGTTCCTGGGATGATAAAGACGGCAACAAGAGATGGGCTACTGAGATTATAGCCGGCAATATGCAGATGCTCGGCCCGGCCGGACGTCAGCCCGGATCAGGTGAGGGAACGACGGCCACGCCCTCGGCGGATTTAACGACAGATACTGGACCTGAACTCGGCCCGGGGCCGGATGACGATATACCATTTTAA
- a CDS encoding PAS domain S-box protein, whose amino-acid sequence MKGIDKIKSGSDAQNAAPHLQQPVGKAMKGPAIAVRFLIIVIGSILVAETLVMFFLALLPPLSPNLVAFLDAILLAVVTFPVLYLALFRPLVRQITETQRVEGRLRKAHELSEAIIKTIPFGMDVVDEEGRIVYLSEKLKAVLGNDAIGKTCPAVYREGGETCEDCPVKQGIHVGETRSVEVEGILGGRTFLITYTGMMQDNKKVFLRVFEDITERRRAEDELRESEEKYATLVENSLTGIYIDQDGKIVFANHRFAEIYRYPREALLEIESWRLVHPEDRPLINQIRLKRLAGEEAPPEYEARGLTKDGETIWINRRNTRIEYKGRPAILGNIVDITEQKRAEEQLRKINEELKNFIHMVSHDLKTPIISIQGFAARLLKNYQEKLGDKGRNYLERIKSSACRMEMLISDLLALSKIGRVASRFEDVSALDIVTEVISNLQYRMREKGIEVVVPPGLPVINADQAKLYQVFENLLANATKYMGNTKNPRIDIGYEDRGDFHRFYVRDNGSGIDPQYHRKIFEMFYRLKETKAEDGTGLGLAIVDRIVRAHGGRVWVESEKGKGASFYFDLPKKKTGSALSS is encoded by the coding sequence ATGAAAGGGATAGATAAAATCAAATCAGGCTCGGATGCGCAGAATGCCGCGCCTCATCTGCAACAACCGGTCGGGAAGGCGATGAAAGGGCCGGCTATTGCCGTTCGCTTTTTGATTATTGTAATCGGCTCCATACTCGTAGCCGAGACATTGGTGATGTTCTTTCTCGCCCTCCTGCCGCCTTTATCCCCGAATCTGGTTGCTTTTCTGGATGCCATTTTGTTGGCCGTTGTGACCTTTCCGGTGCTTTACCTGGCCCTGTTCCGGCCGCTCGTCCGCCAAATCACGGAGACGCAGCGGGTCGAGGGGCGACTCCGCAAGGCCCATGAGCTTAGCGAGGCTATTATTAAGACCATCCCTTTTGGGATGGATGTCGTGGATGAAGAGGGCCGTATAGTTTACTTAAGCGAGAAACTGAAGGCGGTCCTGGGTAACGATGCGATTGGCAAGACGTGCCCTGCTGTCTATAGAGAGGGCGGGGAAACGTGTGAGGATTGTCCGGTGAAACAAGGTATCCACGTAGGAGAAACCCGCTCGGTTGAGGTCGAAGGGATACTGGGTGGAAGGACCTTTCTGATAACCTATACCGGGATGATGCAGGATAATAAGAAGGTATTTTTGAGGGTTTTCGAAGACATCACCGAGCGCCGGCGGGCCGAGGATGAACTGCGGGAGAGCGAAGAAAAGTACGCTACGCTGGTCGAAAATTCCTTAACGGGCATATATATCGACCAGGACGGGAAGATTGTATTTGCCAACCACCGGTTTGCCGAGATATATCGGTATCCGAGAGAGGCGCTGCTAGAAATAGAGAGCTGGAGGCTGGTCCATCCTGAGGACAGGCCCTTGATCAATCAAATAAGACTAAAGAGGCTGGCTGGAGAAGAAGCGCCCCCGGAATATGAGGCCAGGGGCCTGACAAAGGATGGAGAGACCATTTGGATCAATCGGAGAAACACCCGCATAGAGTATAAGGGAAGGCCGGCTATATTGGGCAATATTGTGGATATTACCGAACAAAAGCGAGCAGAAGAACAACTCCGCAAGATAAATGAAGAGCTTAAGAACTTTATCCATATGGTTTCCCATGACCTGAAAACCCCCATAATTTCCATTCAGGGATTTGCTGCCCGGCTGCTCAAGAACTATCAGGAAAAATTAGGGGACAAGGGCCGGAATTATCTTGAGCGGATCAAGTCCAGCGCCTGCCGGATGGAGATGTTGATCTCCGACCTCCTGGCCTTGTCAAAAATTGGCCGGGTGGCCTCTAGATTTGAGGATGTCTCCGCCCTGGATATTGTAACAGAGGTTATCTCAAACCTTCAATACAGAATGAGGGAAAAGGGGATAGAAGTCGTGGTCCCTCCCGGCCTTCCCGTTATCAACGCTGATCAGGCCAAGCTCTATCAGGTCTTTGAAAACCTGCTGGCTAATGCTACTAAGTACATGGGTAACACTAAGAACCCCAGAATCGACATCGGATACGAAGACAGAGGTGATTTTCATCGATTTTATGTAAGGGATAACGGCAGCGGGATTGATCCTCAATATCACCGGAAGATATTTGAGATGTTCTACCGGTTAAAAGAGACAAAGGCCGAGGACGGAACCGGGTTGGGACTGGCCATCGTTGACAGGATTGTGCGTGCCCACGGTGGAAGGGTATGGGTGGAGTCTGAAAAAGGCAAGGGGGCCTCTTTCTATTTTGACTTGCCTAAAAAGAAAACGGGGTCTGCCCTATCCAGTTAA